GATGCGTAGTGATATAAAGCCCCAAATATTCACGCTCGTCTTCCATGGGATCTAAGGATAAGTCGTCGTTCGAAGTGTCCTCAATTTGGAAAAGAGTTTGAGTAGTTATCCCGGTAGAAAGCTGACGCAGTAAACTTTTCCGATCGCCCAAACTATCAAAAGCCCCAGCCCTAATAAGGCTTTCGGTTACCTTCTTATTTACCACACGATCATTCACACGGAGCAAAAAATCTTGAAAAGAGCTAAATGGTCCTCCTGTTGCTCTGGTCTTCAGAATTTCTTCCACCGCTGCTAAGCCCACGTTTTTAATACCAAGCAAACCAAAACGTATTTCGTTTTCACCTTCCGGAATGAAGTAATGCTCCGATTTGTTCACATCAGGAGGTAGTATTTTTATGCCTAACCTCCGTGCTTCAGATATGTAAACTTTGAGCTTTTCCGTGTTGTCCACAAAACTTGCCAGAAGAGCTGCAAAGTACTCTGTAGGATAGTAAGACTTTAACCAAGCTGTGTAGTAAGTCACATGGGCATAGGCTGCTGAATGGGACTTATTGAATCCGTATTCGGCAAAATGTACTATGGTCTCGTAAATCTTTTCAACAGTTTCTCTGGCATATCCTCGTTGCACACCGCGGCTTACGAAATCTTCTCGTAACTTAAGTATTTCTTCTTCTTTTTTCTTACTAATAGCTCTACGCAGGACGTCAGCTTCGCCTAAAGAATAACCTGCTATGACTGAAGCAATTTGCATTATTTGTTCCTGATAGACGATAATACCGTATGTCTCTTCCAAAATGGGCTTCAGGTCGTCGTGAAAGTAGTCCACGGGTTCCCTGCCGTGTTTCCTATCCACATAAGACTTAACCCCACCACTGCCCAATGTACCTGGCCTGTATAAAGCCTCAGCAGCTATGATCTCTTCAAATCTCGTGGGTTTAAGATCTTTTAGGAAGGAACGGAATCCAGAACTTTCCAGCTGAAACACTGCCACTGTTTCTCCAGCTGAAAGCATCTCGTAAACTTTCGAATCATCTTTGGAAAGTTTATTAAGGTCTACATCTATGCCATAGCGCTCCTTTATCCACCTAAGTGCGTCGCTAATCACAGTCATGTTCCTAAGACCAAGGAAATCCATCTTAAGCAAGCCCAGTTTCTCCACATCGTCTTTTGCTAGTTGAGTGGTCACATTGATGCCAGCTTCATCTGAGGAAGCCTGCAAAGCCACGTATTCGTAAAGGGGCTTGTCAGCGATCACCACACCAGCAGCATGAGTGGAAGCATGTCTTGGAAGACCTTCTACCTGTTTTGCAATCTCTAAAACTCTTGCTAGGTCTGGGTTTTGACTTATGAGATTTTTAACATCGTCTAGTTTCTCTGCGTGCGCCAATTCCATGTTTTGAGGAATACTTTTTGAAAGCCGGTCCACCAATGCTAGAGGCACACCAAGAACTCTCCCCACATCTCTTATGGCGGCACGGGCAGCCAAGGTACCAAACGTCGCTATCTGTGCCACGTTCTCCTCACCGTATTTATTCCTGACATACCTAAGGACTTCATCGCGCCTGCGAGCGCAGAAGTCTACGTCAATATCAGGCATGGAGATGCGCTCTGGGTTCAAGAATCTTTCAAAAAGAAGACCATACTGCAGGGGATCCACATCAGTTATACCGGTCAGGTAAGCTACTAAGGAACCTGCAGCACTGCCTCGTCCAGGCCCCACTGGAATACCTTGGGATTTTGCCCAGTTTATGTAATCCTGCACGATGAGGAAATAGCCAGCAAATCCCATTTTTTCAATAACTGAAAGCTCATATTCCATCCGATCCAAAACTTCTTTACTGGGGTTATCGCCGTACCTCTTGAGCAGTCCATCTTGAGTAAGCTTTCTTAAATAGGAATTCTCCGTATAACCTTCAGGCACGGAGAATTTTGGTAAATGTTGCTCGCCTAGCGGCAACATGAAATCCACCATCTCAGCAATGGCAAGCGAATTAAGCAGTGCTTCAGGAGTTTCAGAAAAACGTTCCCACATCTCGTCGGCTGACTTTAAGTACATTTGGTCAGTCTCATACTTGAATCTGTTAGGATCGTTTAAAGTGGCACCAGTGGCAATTGCCATGAGCACATCTTGTATGGAGTACTCTTCAGGTCTACCATAGTGCACATCATTTGTAACCAGGAGCGGAATACCGGTTCGCTTTGAAAGCTCGACAATGGCCTTGTTAACTCGCTGCTGATCTGCCAAATTGTGGTCCATTATTTCCAAATAAAAGTTGCCTTTGCCGAAAATGTCTTGGTAGCGCCCCGCTAGCTCCAGAGCTTTTTTCTCGTCACCCTCAAGTAGAGCACGGGGTATTGCTCCAGCTAAACAAGCAGAGGAAGCTATAAGACCTTCATGGTATTGCTCTAAAAGCTCCCAATCAAATCTGGGTCTGTAGTAAAAGCCTTCTAAATAGGCTTTCGTAAGCAATATGTTCAAGTTTCTAAAGCCAAGGGCGTTTTTAACAAGTAAAACGAGGTGAAATGGTTCTTTATCCTTATTGCCTTCTCGTTTCTTTCTATCCCGTTGCGCTTGATAACCTTCAACCCCAACGATCGGCTTTATTCCCAACCTTTGAGCTTCACTGACGAACTCTACCAACCCATAAGTAACTCCATGGTCAGTTATGGCTATCGCTGGCATGCCAAGATCTTTAGCCCTCTGCACTAACTTTTTAGGCAGAGTAACACCATCCAGAAGAGAATAAGCACTGTGAACATGCAAGTGTACAAACTGATTTGCCATACCAACGTTTATTATAATAGAGTTATGGGTGGGAAGCTTAAAATTATCCTTGTAGAAGACGATGTTTCTTTTGCTGAGCTGCTTGCCAACCGTTTAGAAGAATTCGGCTTCCAAGTCGAACATTATGAAGATGGGGCCTCTTTTTTGGATTTGAAACCATCGGGACATTTGATTCTTCTTGATCTCATGCTTCCGAATCTAGACGGATTCAGAGTTCTAGAAGTTTTGAGACACCGAAAAGACAGAACACCGGTCATTGTAGTTTCTGCTCGCAGCGCAGAAGAAGATGTGGTAAAAGCGTTGGAGCTTGGAGCTGCTGATTACGTATTTAAACCAATTAGAATGAAAGAGCTAATCGCACGTATAAACCGACTATTAATGGAAGAAGCCAAAGATGCTCCAGAGGCTAAGGTGGAAAACCACTTTCTTATCACTACAGAGGGACAACGTGTTGAGCTTACAGCAACCGAAGCGCGTTTGCTGCAGCTCCTTCTTGAAAACCCCGGCCAAGTTTTTAGTCGCGAGGAACTGCTCGAAGGCATAAGTGAGAAGGCTGAAACCCCCAAGGCTGTTGACGTACACATACACAACCTTAAGAAGAAAGCACCCTGGCTAAAAGAGAAAATCAGGGCCATAAGGGCATTAGGATATGTTTACCAGCCGTGACATACAAATACTCGAACGCTTAGGTATGGCAGCTTTTGTTATTGACAGCGACAATGTGGTATTGGCCACTAAGCAAATATCAGAACTTCCTTTTTTTTCTTTTGTGCCTGATGCTCCAATTTCTGTAAACGTTAGGCGCACTGACATTAGAGAAGCTCTTCTAACGCGTGATTCATTTGCTATCATGAGCCCCACCAGAGAACGCAACTTTCAAGTAGATCGCTTCACAGAAGAAAACACCCTAATCGTGGTGCGTGAAACAACGTCTAAAGTTGAGCAAACGGAGCAAGTAAACATACTCATATACCATGTGGTGCATGAAATCAGAAATGCTCTGAACAATCTTTCATTATCGCTGGACTATCTTAATGAACCATACATGTCAAAGGTTGAAGAAAGTATTGATAGGTTGGATAGGCTTTCTCAGCAGCTTACAGATTTCGCAAGTCTGAGTCAGTTAGAGCCAGAAGATGTTCACCTTGATGAAGTAGCAGAATACATAAAGGGAGTATTTGATGTCCCAGTAATTATGCAGCGTGAAGGAACGTGGACAGTAAACAAGAAATTGCTTCTCATGGCTATTAAAAATCTCCTTGACAACGCAGTTACCTACGGAGAAGATCCCGTGGTCTTCATCGATGAGCACCAGATAAGCGTAGAAGACCATGGGCCCGGATTACCACCACAGGTACTGGATAGGCTTTTCACACCTTTTAACACCACTAAGAGTGTTGGGCTGGGTTTGTTTATAGCTAAGAAAGCATGCGAATTAAACAACTTAACCCTTGATTACAAGCCGAACGTACCCCACGGTGCCATCTTTACCATTTCTTTACCAATGGTTCCTAGAATGTAGTTAGTTACACAAATAAAGGAGGGAAATACATGAGAAGAAGGTACGTTAGCGTTGTAGGGTTTATACTTGTAGCAGCGCTGCTTTTAGCAGGATGTACTACACAACCTGAGAATGCTGGGAATACAGAAAGTAAAAGCATCGTGATAAAGGGCTCAGACACAGAGGTAAACATGGTGCAAGCGCTCGCAGAAGAATTTCGTAATCAACATCCAGACATAACCATTTCTGTTTCCGGAGGTGGAAGCGGCTCAGGTATAGCTGCTTTAATCAACGGTGAAATAGACATTGCAAATTCCTCTAGAGAGATTTCTCAGGAAGAACTAGATCAGGCAAAAGCAAATAACATTGAAATAGGAACATTCATTGACGCAAGAGATGGCATAACTGTTATTGTCCACCAGAATAACCCTGTTGAGAAACTCACTTTGGATCAAATTGGGAAAATATATCGTGGAGAAATAACGAACTGGAAAGAAGTCGGTGGAAAAGATATGCCGATAACATTGTATGGACGCCAGAGCAACAGTGGTACATTCACATTTTTCAGGGATGTAGCTGTCAAAGGAGATTATGCCTCTAGCATGAGATCCATGAACGGTAACAGCGATATTATAAATGCCGTAGCTCAGGATGAAACGGCCATAGGATACGTAGGTGTGGGATATTTCAAACAGGCTCAGAACCAAGTAAAACAAGTTTTGGTTTCCACTGATGGCAACAACTACTACAGCTCCACTGACCTTCAAGCTATTGATCAAAAACTATATCCGTTGGCCAGACCATTGTACCAGTATGTTAAAATGCCCCTAACACAGGCTGTAAAAGATTTCCTATCCTTTGAAATTAGCGAGGAAGGTCAAGCCATTGTGGAAGAAAACGGATTCTACCCCATTGGACCTGAGGAGAGAGCTATCAGTGAGGCATTACTCAACCAATAGTCGTGCGGAAAAAGTATTCAGATTTGCCAGCACCGCAGCTGCGGTGCTGGCAAGTTTTACTGTGGCCCTCATAATCTTCTTTATGTGCATGCCAGCACTTAAGGCGTTAAGCCAAGTTCCTTTAAGCGCTTTTTTTAGTACTACATGGAATCCCAGAGGTTATTCAGGAAGCAGCTGGGGCATTCTTCCCTTCATAGCCGGGTCCCTTTGGACCACCGTAATTGCCTTGGTAATATCCGTGCCACTCTCATTCTTGGCAGCTGTTTTTTCCAGCCAGTTCATGTCGAAAGCACTACGTTCTGCTACAGATGTCTTCTTTAGCCTATTGGCTGGAATCCCGTCTGTAATCATGGGATTTCTCGCACTGACCGCTATTGCCCCACTAATCGCTAAGGTATTCCACCTTAGTAGCGGTTTAACCATGCTCAACGGTGGAATAACATTGGCCATTATGGTCTTACCTACCATGGTAAGCGTATTAAGCGATGCTTTCCAAAACATCCCTGAGATTTACAAAGAAGGAGCGTTAGCGCTTGGAGCTTCTAAATGGCAGGCTGCCATAGGAGTTTTGTTTCAATTTGTTAAACCCGCTTTTATTTCCAGCGTCTTACTTAGTTTTGGCAGAGCCATTGGTGAAACAATGGCAGTGATTATGGCTGTTGGGAACGTCGCAATGGTACCTAAAAGTCCCCTACAGCCTGGCGAGACAATGACAGGTGTCCTAGCCATAGAAATGCCTGAAACCGTAGCTGGCTCAACACACTACAATGTTTTGTTTTTAATTGGTTTGATACTTCTCTTGATTGCACTTCTGGTAAACTATCTTTCTGGCCTCATAACGTCTAAAGTTAGGGTGAAGATCCAATGAGGAAGACATCAGATTCAGCCTGGGTTGTAGTTAGCGGAGTTGCATATTTTTCTGCAGTCATTTTTGTTATTTGGGTCGCTGTTCACCTTTACATACTCTCAGAAGGAAAGCTGTCTTTAGAGTTTCTGTTTACCAACCCCACTAATGGTATGACAGCTGGCGGTGTATTTGCACCACTCTTCGGTTCTCTTTACTTGGCCCTTTGGGTTTTAGTTATATCAACTCCCTTAGGTGTGCTTGCTGGTGTCTATTTCGCCGAATTTGCACCTGATAACACTTTGACTCGCTTGCTTAGAAGTTCAATAAGGACATTAAGCGGCGTACCTGCCATTGTATTTGGTTTGTTCGGCCTAGCTTTCTTCGTCCGTCTTATGAACTTAAGACTTTCTCTTTTATCTTCAGCGCTTACACTTTCTGTGATGAATCTACCTGTAATCATTACCACAACCGAAGAAGCACTACGCCTGGTTCCCAATGCCCAGAAAGAGGCAGCAATAGCGTTGGGTGCAAATGCTTGGGAGGTTTGGAGAGACGTTTCATTTAAGTACGCCTCAGGTGGTATGCTTTCTGGTCTCTTTTTAGCATTGAGTAGAGCACTCGGCGAAACAGCGCCCATACTTTTAACTGGAGTGGTGTTTTACCAACCCACTGTGACTCTTGACCCGAGCAAGAGTTTTATGGCACTGCCGTATCACATCTTTATTTTGGCAACACAGCACAGCAAATTTGCTGAAGTTTTGCCTATTGCTGCTGCTTCCGGGTTTATTTTGCTCATCATAGTTTTGCTGATTAGAATACTTGCTTACATTTACAGTAGGAGGATTCAACGATGGCTTTGAAAATTGAAGCGCGCGACGTGAGTGTTTATTTCGGAAACGCCCAAATACTGCACAACGTAAACTTGGGCATAGAGGAAAAAACAGTAACTGCCATCATAGGCCCCTCAGGATGCGGGAAAACCACGTTCCTTAGAACACTTAATAGGTTAAACGACCTATCTCCGGACTTTAGGATGGAAGGTGAAATCCTTTTAGGCGGTGAAAACATCTACCAGATGGACCCCATTATTCTGAGACGCCGCGTGGGTATGGTTTTTCAAAAACCAAACCCCTTCCCTATGAGCATTTTCGACAACGTGGCTTATGGTCTTCGCTTACAGGGCATAAAGGATAAGCGCCTCCTGCAAGAGAAGGTCAAAACAGCCTTAATAGCAGCTGGATTGTGGGAGGAAGTACAAAACAGACTAAGCAGTAACGCCTTCGACTTGTCAGGAGGACAGCAACAACGACTGTGTATTGCAAGAGCCATTGCTGTGGATCCTGAGGTCTTACTGATGGACGAACCAACCAGCGCTCTGGATCCTGCAGCTACATCACGAGTAGAAGAACTCATTCTGGAATTAAAGAAGAACTATACCATAGTCTTAGTTACTCATAACATGTACCAAGCAGCTCGCGTTTCCGACTTTACGGCCTTTTTCCTAAGTGGTTATCTAGTAGAATTCAACAAGACAGACATCATTTTCACAAATCCTAAAGACGAGAGAACTCAAAGGTACGTAACAGGTAAATTCGGCTAGGAGGCTGATTGCCATGCTAAATGAAAGAGTATCAGAGATAAACAGCTTACTTTCTGAAATGGGAGGATTAGTTGAAGACGCCATAGTAAAAGCAATAAGAACTATGGTGGAGAAAGATCCTACCGATGCTGATCAAATTATAGAGGACTTGGAGCCACGGATAAACGAACTCGAAAAGCGCATAGATGAAGAATGTTTGATAACCTTAGCCAGATATCAGCCTGTCGCCCACGACCTTAGACGCGTCGTAGCAGTACTGAAAATTGACAAAGATCTAGAGCGCATGGGAGATCATTGTGAGAACATTGCTCGGCGGGCAAAAGAGATCATAAAAGAGCCCCTACTGAAGCCTCTCATCGATTTACCACGCATGGCTGAAACAGCTCAGGAAATCACTAAGGAAGCTCTGGATAGCTTCTTTAAAGAAGACACGCATCTTGCAAGACAAGCCATCGAGAAAGATGTCTTGGTGGATCAGCTCCAGGAGCAGATAATTAGGGAGCTCATGTCATACATATTGGCAGACCCGAGGAACATAAACAAAGCACTAGACCTCATATTCACTAGCAAGGATCTAGAACGCATTTCCGATTTGGCCACCAACATTGCTGAAGAAACCTTCTTCCTAGTAGAAGGCAGTGACATAAGGCACATGGGGCCAAAAGACCAAAGAAAAGAATGAGAATTTGTAGAACTGATCATTTTTAGAGAATGACTATCTCCGGCTCCAGCCAAATGCCAAAACGGTTGTAAACCCGTGCTTGTCCCAATTTAATGAGACCTAGAACGTCCTCTCGGGTAGCACTTCCTAAGTTTATTATGAAGTTGGCATGTTTCGTAGAAAACATGGCATCGCCTATGCGGTAGCCAGCCAACCCAACTTCTGTCAGCAGTTCCCAAGCTTTGTATTCCTTGGAATTCTTGAATGTACTGCCTAAGCTTGGATATTCAACTGGATGTCTTCTCTTTCTGTATTCAATATTGCTTAGAATCTGCGATCTAACATCTTGCTTATCTTGAAGTTTGTAGTAGAGAAAAGCATCAACAACAAACTTTACACCAAGCTTATCCAAATGGCTGTTACGGTATTCAGCATCCACATCCCCAGGCTTTAACCATATTACTTCTCCTGTGGAGGTAATAGCTCTAATTTGGTAAATCTGGTTCCAGACATGCCTGCCAAAGGCACCTCCATTCATCCATACCAGCCCACCTAAGGTGCCCGGAATACCTGCCATAAAATCCAGTCCACCTAAGCCTTCTTCCATGGCATACTGAAGCAAATCACTGAGCCTTGTTCCACTAGATACATGAACTAGTCCTTCACTGTGCTCGATAACTGGTTCGTGGTCAACATTTAAGAACGCTTCTTCGAGCTTATTTGGAAGAAGTAGCTTTGAGCAATTGCCTAAAATCACCTTGTTTACCACGAAGGTGGGGTTATCCAGAATCTCGAGGGAGTTGTCTACGGACCAAACCCATGATTCTGGACCAATCTTTATGTGTGAAAACTCTTTAAGGTTTATCTCAGTTCTTGTTATGGCCATGTAGAATATTCTACATGGTTCCGAGTGTATCTAATGTTAGAATTATTTTATGAAGAAAATCCTTATTTCGTTTTTTTTCGTGTTTTTGCTGATGGTGCAACCTGTTAAAGCGCAGCCACTGGTTCACTTGGCCTTTTTGATCATACCAGAGACTACTACTGCTACTACGAATATGAATATGAACAATACTCCTCCACCATCGTCCTCGGGCGTGATATTCGTCGATCAGAGCAAGCCTTTCACCATTACTGTAGATGATGGATACTCCCGTCCAGCCTTAAAGAAGCTAATCACCCTTAAGAAACAATATGGCGCGTCTTTTACATGTTTGTTATTCCCGTATGGAGCGGCTCTGAAAGACAACGAAGATCTCTTTGCGCAACTGATTAACTTAGGGTGCGAGGTACACAACCACACATATCATCATATTTACTTCAGAAACACCACTGCTGAGCAGCAAAAAGAAGAGATCCTCTCTACTGACCAAGCAATAGAACATGTTTATAAACTTGCTAAACAAAAAAGACCTAACATCAAGTATTTCAGACCACCGGGCGGTTTCTATGACCTAAACACTATAAGGATTTGCAAGGAAAACGGTTATAGGATCATGCTTTGGAACGTCATAACAGAACCTAACGGTAAAAACTTGTCAGTTGATGAACGAGCAAGGTATATTTACAGCGCCCCAAAGGGGAGTATCATACTACTACACTCCAAAGAGCGGGACATGGACGCCTTAAGCAAAGCATTGCCCGTATTACTTAAACACTATGGAATACCAGCCCACTGATAGCACTGATCTGCTTATTGTTGGTGCCAGCTTTAGCGGGTTAACCTTGGCTTACTCAGTGCACAACCCAGGCCTAAGGTCGCTCATAGTCGAGAGGAAACGTCGTCTATGGAGCCCATCCACGGGTCTAATTACACCTCCCACCCTAAAGCTGCTTGAACAAGTGTTTCCCTTTGGCATACCCATTATAAGGGCTTTCACCTCTATGAAAGTGATTTTCAAAGATGTTGGAGAAGTGCTGCTGAGTTCAAGAGAACCTTTCTTATTCTTGCTAGATAAGGATTCTTTCTTTTCGGCAGCCGAGGAGCATCTGCCTTCTTCTTTTACATTGGCTTTGGGATGCTCTTTTGTGAAAACCGAAAACAAGACTGCCAAAGTCCAAACACATTATACAGAGACGACCATACGCTATGATCTGTTGGTCGGTGCAGATGGCGCGCTATCCAAGGTAGCAAAATCGTCTGGATTACCGCTAGTTAAAGAGTGGTTATACGGCTATGAATGGAAGATTAGCCGACCAGCAGAGGATGATTTTATAACCTTCGTAGTCGACCCTACCGTTTCGAGAGCTTATGGTATATGGATGTTTCCAGTAAATGGGGGTGTAAGGATAGGCTTAGCATCCAAAAAACCTCTTAGAAAAATAGATGTTCAAAGCATAATGAAACAGTACTTTTCCTTTGACGGACCTCTGCTCGATTACAAAGGAGGGGCAATTCCTATCTCCGGGCCAGTTAGAGCACCTTTCAAAGAGGATGTCATCCTATTGGGTGATGCTGCAGGATTATGTGGACCATTCCTTGGCGATGGCATACAAACAGCTGTAAAATCTGGGATTGCAGCTGCTAGGGCTGTGGAGCAGCCAAATGTAGGACCTTCTTACGTGGAACTGCTTAAAAAGACCGAAGTAACTAAATATCTAAAACAACAAGCCTTGCTGAGAAGTATTTGGGATAGATTTGTGTCCAAGAACACTTTGAAACGCTTATACAAGTTTACCTTGCGAAATCAAGATCATCTATTGGACGATCTGACAACTATCAAAGAAGACCCCTCGAGCTTTCTCCAGATAGCAAGAAAATTCTTTGGTTAGTTTTTTTATGTTTTTCGGTTAAGCAGCTTTGCCATAATACAACATCATTGCAGCAACTGCAATAAGAACAAAAACAACGTATTCACAATTGATTGAATTCCACTTAGCGCATGTAAAGTCGCTTAGTCTGCCCTGCTGCCAGTGGTTAATTTGTTAGAATAAAAACAACCATGATAAACATAATTTTGTTTCTACTTTGTTTTTGGTGCGGTGCAGTACCTTTCTCTTACCTTATAGGATTACTGTTCGGCAAAGACGTGAGAGATTTTGGCCAAGATCACAACCCAGGGCCTACCAACAGTTTCAAAGCGGGAGGGGTCGCATTAGGAATTCCGTCTTTAGTATTGGACTTCTTAAAGGGAGCTATTCCTGTATTCATGTTAACCAGCACATATGATCTTTCGCCTGTCGCATTTGTCCTTGTGTGTATCGCTCCTGTAGTTGGACACATATTTACTCCACTGCTTAAGTTTAAGGGCGGAAAAGGCATAACAACTACTTTCGGGATATGGTCTGGTTTGATGCTGTGGGAAGTACCTGTTTTCTTGGGCTCTTTCTTTACTCTTTCCATAATTCTAAAACACTTCTCCAAAGGCTCTACTAATAACGACAAACTAACTGTGGTTATTGCCTCTCTCATGTTACCCCTCGTTGTTTTTCTTACATTTCACAACCACAAGCTTTTTGCCCTAGCTGTGATCAATTCTATATTGCTTATTGCAGCTCAGTTCAGAGAAGTGTTTGGTATATGATGAGAGGCCTTTTCATATTTGTTTTGTATCAGTTCCTAAACAGCATAGTAAACGGTTTCCTAATTAGAATCCCAAGACAGCAGGAAGACACCGTTGGCACACCAAGAGTTTCGGTTCTGGTCCCGGCTAGAAACGAAGAAGAAAACATTGGTCAATGTGTGCAATCGCTTTTAATGCAGGATTA
The genomic region above belongs to Coprothermobacter proteolyticus DSM 5265 and contains:
- a CDS encoding polysaccharide deacetylase family protein; amino-acid sequence: MKKILISFFFVFLLMVQPVKAQPLVHLAFLIIPETTTATTNMNMNNTPPPSSSGVIFVDQSKPFTITVDDGYSRPALKKLITLKKQYGASFTCLLFPYGAALKDNEDLFAQLINLGCEVHNHTYHHIYFRNTTAEQQKEEILSTDQAIEHVYKLAKQKRPNIKYFRPPGGFYDLNTIRICKENGYRIMLWNVITEPNGKNLSVDERARYIYSAPKGSIILLHSKERDMDALSKALPVLLKHYGIPAH
- a CDS encoding geranylgeranyl reductase family protein, which produces MEYQPTDSTDLLIVGASFSGLTLAYSVHNPGLRSLIVERKRRLWSPSTGLITPPTLKLLEQVFPFGIPIIRAFTSMKVIFKDVGEVLLSSREPFLFLLDKDSFFSAAEEHLPSSFTLALGCSFVKTENKTAKVQTHYTETTIRYDLLVGADGALSKVAKSSGLPLVKEWLYGYEWKISRPAEDDFITFVVDPTVSRAYGIWMFPVNGGVRIGLASKKPLRKIDVQSIMKQYFSFDGPLLDYKGGAIPISGPVRAPFKEDVILLGDAAGLCGPFLGDGIQTAVKSGIAAARAVEQPNVGPSYVELLKKTEVTKYLKQQALLRSIWDRFVSKNTLKRLYKFTLRNQDHLLDDLTTIKEDPSSFLQIARKFFG
- a CDS encoding glycerol-3-phosphate acyltransferase; its protein translation is MINIILFLLCFWCGAVPFSYLIGLLFGKDVRDFGQDHNPGPTNSFKAGGVALGIPSLVLDFLKGAIPVFMLTSTYDLSPVAFVLVCIAPVVGHIFTPLLKFKGGKGITTTFGIWSGLMLWEVPVFLGSFFTLSIILKHFSKGSTNNDKLTVVIASLMLPLVVFLTFHNHKLFALAVINSILLIAAQFREVFGI